In the genome of Bosea sp. ANAM02, the window TACAACACCACCAAGAAGCCCTTCGACGACGTCAAGGTCCGCCGCGCCATCAACAAGGCGATCAACAAGAAGGCGATCATCGACGCCGTCTATCTCTCCAGCGGCGTCGCGGCGACGAACCCGATCCCGCCGACGATGTGGTCCTATAACGAGACGATCAAGGACGACCCCTTCGATCCGGAGGCGGCCAAGAAGGAGCTGGCCGCGGCCGGCTATCCGAACGGGCTGGAGATCGACCTCTGGGCCATGCCGGTGCAGCGCCCCTACAACCCGAACGCCAAGCGCATCGCCGAGCTGATGCAGGCGGACCTCGCCAAGGTCGGCGTCAAGGCCGAGATCAAGAGCTTCGAATGGGGCGAGTATCGCAAGCGCATGCAGGCGGGCGAGCACCAGACGGGCATGCTCGGCTGGACTGGCGACAACGGCGACCCGGACAACTTCCTGCACACGCTGCTGGGTTGCGAGTCGGCCAAGACCAACGGCTCGAACGTCGCCAAGTTCTGCTACCAGCCCTTCGAGGAGCTGGTGCTGAAGGCGAAGAGCATCACCGACCAGGCCGAGCGCGAAAAGCTCTACCGGCAGGCGCAGGTGATCTTCAAGGAGCAGTCGCCCTGGTTCACCATCGCCCATGCGGTCCAGCTCAAGCCCGTCCGCAAGGAAGTGAAGGACTTCAAGCTCTCGCCGTTCGGCCGCCACACCTTCTACGGCGTCGACATCGGCAAGTGAGCCGAATTGCCGACCGCGCCGCGACTTGGCGCGGCTGATGCATGCCAGACGGCGCGGCCCCGGCGGGGCCGCGCTCCGGAAGGCGGAGACGATGGGGCACGAGGCCCCGCGCCCGATCCGCCTCTCCCGCCTCTGCCGAAAGAACCGCCCATGTCCGTTCGTGCCCGCTCCCTTGCCCTGACGCTGGGGCTCAGTGCCCTCATGCTTCCCGCCATCGCCAGCGCCCAGGCGCTCGTCGTGTGCTCCGAGGCCAGCCCCGACTATCTCAATCCGCAATTCACCGGCCAGAACACCGCCTTCGACGTCGCCGCGCAGATCTATGAGCGCCTGACGGCGACGGAGCGCGGGGGATCGCAGATCATCCCCAGCCTCGCCGAGTCCTGGACGATTTCGGACGACGCGCTGACCTATACGTTCAAGCTGCGCAAGGGCGTGAAATGGCACGCCGGCAAGAATTTCACGCCGACGCGGGACTTCAACGCCGACGACGTGGTCTTCTCGTTCCAGCGGATGCTCGATCCGAACCATCCCTTCCACAAGGTCGGCAGCGGCAATTTCAGCTTCTTCGCCGAAATCGTGAAGCCCAGCCTGAAAGCGGTCGAGAAGGTCGACGACTACACGGTCAAGCTGACCCTCTCGAAGCCGAACTCGCCGCTGCTCTCGGCGCTCTCGGTCGAGCCGATGTCGATCCTCTCGGCCGAATACGGCGCCGCGATGCTGAAGGCCGGCACCCCCGAGCAGATCGATTTCACGCCGATCGGCACCGGCCCATTCTCCCTGGTTTCCTATCAGAAGGACGCCGTGATCCGCTTCAAGGCGGTGCCGGACCACTGGACCAAGGCCGTCGGAAATCGCGACCGCATGGCGCTGGTCAACGACCTGATCTTCGTGATCACGCCGGATGCCGCCGTACGCTTCGCCAAGGTGCGCTCGGGCGAATGCCAGATCGCGCGCTATCCGAACCCGGGCGACCTGCCGGCGATGAAGGCGGAGCCGACGCTGAACGTGCTGCAGGGCAGCATCGCCGACCAGAGCTTCCTCGCCTTCAACCAGCAGAAGAAGCCCTTCGGCGACAAGCGGGTGCGCGAGGCCCTGGCCTATGCGACCAACATCCCGGCGATCATCGATGCGGTCTATCAGGGCACCGGCAAGATCGCCGCCGCCGCCGTGCCGCCCTCGCTCTGGTCGCATGATGCCGACCTGAAGCCGCGCCCCTACGATCCCGAGAAGGCCAAGGCCCTGCTGAAGGAAGCCGGCCTCGCCGACGGCTTCGAGACCACGCTCTGGGCCATTCCGGTGGTGCGCGCCTATATGCCGAACGGCCGTCGCGCGGCCGAGCTGATCCAGGCCGACTGGGCCAAGATCGGTGTCAAGGCGACGATCCAGACCTTCGAATGGGGCGAATATCTCAAACGCGGCCGGGCCGGCGACCATGAGGTCGGCATGTTCGGCTATACCTGGGACTATCCCGACCCGAGCCAGATCCTGCTCTCGGGCTGGACCTGCGAGGGCGTCAAGAGCGGCGCCAACCGCGCCCGCTGGTGCAACCAGGAGGCCTCGGACGCGCTGGCCAAGGCCAACACGATCACCGACCAGGGCGAACGGGCCAAGCTCTACAAGCGCTTCCAGGAGCTGTTCCACCAGGATGTCGCGGGTCTGCTCTTCGCCAATGCGCAGGCCTTCACGCCGGTGCGCAAGGAGGTGAAGGACTACAAGATCCACTTCTTCGGCGGCCAGCCCTTCTACGGCGTCTCCATCGCCAAGTAATCGTCCGTCATGCTCGCCGCGGCAGCCTTCCCGCTGCCGCGGTCGACTGCCTGCGCGGTCATGCGGGCCGCACAGGGCCTTCCTGGAGCTCCCCCATCATGCGCATCTATATTTCCGCCGATATCGAAGGCATCGCCGGCGTCGTCACCCGCGACCAGACCCTGGTCGAAGGTTTCGAATACCAGGCCGCCCGTGTCTGGATGACCGACAGCGTCACCGCGGCGGCGCAAGCCGCCTATGACAGCGGCGCCAGCGAGGTCGTGATCGCCGACAGCCATGGCCGGGCGCAGAACCTGCTGCTGGATCGACTGCCGCGCGACGTCCAGCTCGTGCGCGCCCATCCCCGCCCGCTTTCGATGATGCAGGGCGTCGAAGCCGGCGCCTATGAGGGCGCGCTCTTCATCGGCTACCACACGGGATCGACCAATCCAGAGGGCGTGCTGGCGCATACCTTCCGCGGCGCCTCGCTGCGGGAAGTGCGGGTCAACGGTGTCGCGGTGCCGGAGGCCGGCATCAACGCGGCCATCGCCGGGCATTTCGACGTGCCGGTCCTGCTCGTCAGCGGCGACGACGCCACCATCGCCGAGACCAGGGGGTTCCTGCCCGATATCGAAGGCGTGACGGTGAAATGGGCGCATAGCCGCCAATCGGCCCGCACGCTGATGCCGGAGGCTTCCTACGCGCTGATCGCGGAGGGGGTGAAGCGCGCCATCGCGCGGCGGGCCTCGATCAAGCCCTACCGGATCGCAGGGCCGATCACGCTCGAGGTCAGTTTCCTGTTCCGCCAGCCGGTCGAATATCTCGTCATGCTGAAGCTCGTCGAGCGGGTCGACGCCTTCACGATCCGCTATGTCGCGGACGACATCCTTGATCTCCAGCGCTTTTTGGTGTTTGCGCTGGGCTACAGCTCGACATTGCAATAAATCAAAACGACCTGCCGGCGCGCGGCGAACGCGTCCACGCCGGCCAATAACATTGGCAGACCCATGCTGCGCTTCATCTTCACCCGGCTGAGCCTGGTCGTCCCGACCTTCATCGGCATCACGCTGCTGGCCTTCTTCCTCGTCCGCCTCGTCCCCGGCGATCCGATCGAGACCATGGCCGGCGAACGCGGCATCGACGCCGCCCGCCACGCCCAGCTCCTGACCGAATACGGACTCGACCGGCCGCTGCTCGTCCAGTACGGCAAATATATCGAGCGCGTCGTGCAGGGCGATCTCGGCAAGTCGATCGTCACGCGCGAGAACGTGCTGACCGAGTTCGGCCAGCTCTTTCCGGCAACGATCGAGCTCGCGATCTGCGCCATCCTGATCGCGCTGATCGTCGGGCTCCCGGCCGGCATCATCGCCGCGGTGAAGCGCAACTCGATCTTCGACCATGGCGTGATGGGGATATCGCTCACCGGCTATTCGATGCCGATCTTCTGGTGGGGCCTGCTGCTGATCCTGCTGTTCTCGGTGCAGCTCGGCATCACGCCGGTCTCGGGCCGGATCGCGGTGCAGTATTTCATCGAGCCGGTCACCGGCTTCCTCACCATCGACAGCCTGCTCGCCGGCGATATCGACGCCTTCTGGTCGGCGCTGTCGCATCTCGCCCTGCCGGCGATCGTGCTCGGCACCGTGCCGCTCGCCGTGATCGCCCGCATGACCCGCTCGGCGATGCTGGAAGTGCTGGGCGAGGACTACATCCGCACCGCCCGCGCCAAGGGCATGGCGCCGATCCGGGTCGTGGCGATGCATGCCCTGCGCAACGCCCTGATCCCGGTCGTCACCGTCATCGGCCTGCAGGTCGGGGCACTCTTCACCGGCGCGATCCTGACCGAGACGATCTTCTCCTGGCCCGGCGTCGGCAAATGGCTGATCGAGGCGATCAGCCGGCGCGACTATCCCGTGCTGCAGGGCGGCACGCTGCTTCTCGGCATCGTCGTGATGAGCGTCAATCTCTTCGTTGACCTGCTCTACGGCCTGATCAACCCGCGCATCAGGCACGCGAAATGACCCGTCGTTCCGTTCTTCGCTCCCATTGGAGCCGCGTCGCATGAGCACCGAAACCATCAATGTCCCGGCCGCCGTGCCGAGCGTCGCGCCGCCCCATCCGCTGCGCGAGTTCTGGACCTATTTCAGCGCCAATCGCGGCGCCGTGGCCGGCCTCGTCGTCATCGTCCTCGTGCTGCTCTGCGCCCTGTTCGCGCCATGGATCGCGCCGCATGACCCGAACCTGACCAACAATACGGTCTTTCTGAAGCCGCCGTTCTGGCAGGAGGGCGGCTCGCTGTCCTATCCGCTCGGCACCGACGCGATCGGCCGCGACATCCTCTCGCGCCTGCTCTTCGGCGCGCGGCTCTCGCTCGTCATCGGCATCGCGGTCGTGGCGCTCGCCATCGTCGTCGGCATCGTGCTCGGGCTGATCGCCGGCTATTTCAAGGGCCTCGCCGATATCGCGATCATGCGCCTGATGGACATCCTGATGACGATGCCGAGCCTGCTGCTCGCCATCGTCATCGTCGCGATCCTCGGCCCCGGCCTGATGAACGCGATGCTCGCGGTCGCCATCGTCGTGCTGCCGCATTACGTGCGCATCACGCGCGCCGCCGTCATCGCCGAGGCGAGCAAGGACTATGTCGTCGCCGCTCAGGTCTCGGGCGCGCAGACGGTGCGCCTGATGTTCTCGGAGATCCTGCCGAACTGCGCCGCGCCGCTCATCGTGCAGGCGACGCTCGGCGTCTCCACCGCGATCCTCGACGCCGCCGCGCTCGGCTTCCTCGGCCTCGGCGCCCAGCCGCCGACACCGGAATGGGGCACGATGCTCGCCGATGCGCGCGAGTTCGTGCTGCGCGCCTGGTGGGTCGTCACCTTCCCGGGTCTGGCCATCCTCATCACCGTGCTCGCCTTCAACCTTCTCGGTGACGGCCTGCGCGATGCGCTCGACCCCAAGCTGAAGCGCTGATCCCATGCCCCTGCTCGAAATCGAAAACCTCAGCGTCGAGTTCCCGACCTCCCAGGGAACGCTCCGCGCCGTCGACCGCATCGATCTCACCCTCGACGAGGGTGAGGTGCTTGGCGTCGTCGGCGAATCCGGCTCCGGCAAATCCGTCACCATGCTCGCGCTGATGGGCCTCGTCGGCTATCCCGGCCGCGTCCGCGCCGACAAGCTGCGCTTCGACGGCCGCGACCTCCTGACCATGTCCGCGCGCGAGCGCCGCCAGCTCACCGGCAAGGACGTGGCGATGATCTTCCAGGAGCCGAGCACCAGCCTGAACCCGTGCTTCACCATCGGCTTCCAGCTCGCCGAGACGCTGCGGAAGCATGAGGGCATGGACCGCAAGGCGGCGAAGCGCCGGGCGATCGAGCTTCTGGAACAGGTCGGCATCCCTGCCGCCGAGAGCCGCCTCAAGGCCTTTCCGCATCAGCTCTCGGGCGGCATGAACCAGCGCGTGATGATCGCGATGGCGATCGCCTGCAATCCGCGCCTGCTGATCGCCGACGAGCCGACGACTGCGCTCGACGTCACCATCCAGGCGCAGATCCTCGAACTGCTCATGACGCTGCAGCGCGAGCGCAACATGGCACTCGTCCTGATCACCCACAACATGGGCGTCGTCGCCGAGACGGCGCAGCGCATCATGGTGATGTATGCCGGGCAGATCATGGAGGAGCGCAAGGTCGACGCGCTCTTCGCCGATCCGCAGCATCCCTATTCCGCCGCCCTGCTCGCCGCGCTGCCGGAGCGCAGCGAGGATGCAACCCGGCTCGCCACCATCCCCGGCATGGTGCCGGGCCTGAACGACCGGCCGAAGGGCTGCCTGTTCAGTCCGCGCTGCGCCTATGCGACCGATCATTCCCGCAACATCCAGCCGGAGCTCCGCAACTGGGCGGACGGACGCGTACGCTGCCATTACCCGCTCGGCGATCTCCAGCGCGATGCCGCGCGCGCCCGCGACGAAGCCGGCCAGGCGAAGGAGGCCGTGCGATGAGCAACCCGGTCATCGAGGCGCGCGAGCTGACCCAGGTCTACCCGGTCAAGCAGGGGCTCTTCCGCGCCCCGGCGCAGTTGCAGGCGGTGAACAAGGTCTCCTTCGCGGTCGAGGCCGGCCGCACGCTCGCCGTCGTCGGCGAGTCCGGCTGCGGAAAGTCGACGCTGGCGCGCATGGCGACGCTGATCGAGAAGCCGACAGCGGGCACGCTGACTCTCGACGGGCTGGATGCCGTCTCGCCGCCGGCAAGCGAGCGTCGGCGACTGCGCCGCACGGTGCAGTTCGTGTTCCAGAACCCCTATGGCTCGCTCAATCCGCGCAAGAAGATCGGGACGATCCTGGAGGAGCCGCTCAAGATCAACACCGACCTCTCCCCGGCCGATCGCACCGAGAAGGCCCGCGCGATGATGGCCAAGGTCGGCCTGCGGCCCGAGCACTACGCCCGCTACCCACACATGTTCTCGGGCGGCCAGCGCCAGCGCATCGCGATCGCCCGCGCGCTGATCCTCTCGCCCAAGGTCGTGGTGGCGGACGAGCCGGTCTCGGCGCTCGACATCTCGATCCAGGCGCAGGTGCTGAACCTGCTCGCCGATCTGCAGGACGAGCTGAAGCTCGCCTATCTCTTCATCTCGCACGATCTCAGCGTCGTCCGCCACATCGCCCATGACGTGATGGTGATGTATCTCGGCAATGCGATCGAACACGGGCCGAAGGAGCGGATCTACGCGCGGCCGCTGCATCCCTACACGCAGGCGCTGCTCGCTTCGACCCCGCGCGTCGACGCCGGCAAGCGCGAGCGCATCATCTTGCGCGGCGAACTGCCCTCTCCGCTCAATCCGCCGAAGGGCTGCGTGTTCTCGACCCGCTGCCCGCATGTCACCGATCGCTGCCGCGTCGAGCGCCCTGAGAAGCGCGAGATCGACGGCCGCGCGGTCGCCTGCCACTACGCCGAGGAGTTTCTCGCCACGGCCGCTTGATCCGAGGAGAACTCGTCGGGCAGTGACGGCACGCCTCATGCCAAACTAGCCCACTCGTCTCCCATCGCATTCCGGCTGCCGTTGGGTTCGCCGCCCGTAACGCTTGCGCTTTCATGTTTACAGCGCGCCGACTTGTTTCAATGCAATGCAACCTTCCACGAACCATCAGTTCAGTCCCAATGAAAACTGGACGAGTCCGCGGTTGTGGAGTCAGATTGCGCTTCCGGTTCAAAGCGACTGGAGAGCGGAATGCGCACTGAAGCTGAGACGATCAACCGCCATATCGGAGATCGGCTGCGCGTTATCCGTAAGAAACGCGGCCTGAGCCAGGCTGACCTTGGGGCCGTCCTCGACGTCTCGTTCCAGCAGATGGGAAACTACGAAAAGGGCAAGGACCGCCTCAGCGCCGGCGCGCTCTTTCTGCTTGCGCGCTTCCTCGGGATCAGCCCGGCGGCCTTCTTCGAAGGCCTGTCCTCGCCCGAAGCGGGCTTCGCCGAGGATGGCGCGGCCTACGCACAGGCGATCGAAAGGCTACCCCAATCCGACAAGCTCGACGCCGCATTCGGGCGCATCCGCTCGCAGCGCGACCGGGCGCTTGCCGTCGCGATCGTGGAGACAATCGCGCGGCGCGACGACGGCGCGGCCTGACCGCATAATCCGCGAAGCAACCCAGGCGGCCGGGTGCATATCCTCGACCCAACCTCCTGGATTGCTTCATCGCCCGTTCCCCGCAATGGCGGCTTGCGCGGAGGGCAACCTCCTGTCGGAGCAATGCCCCACCGGATGGCCTGCATTTTGGCCTGTCCGGCAGGCCCTAGCCACGCCCCTCATTCAGCTCGCGCTGCACGGCGATGGCGATATCCGGCCGGTCGGTCGTGAAGGCACTTACGCCATCGGCGAAGGCCTTGCGGATCGCCGGTTCGTCATGGGCACCGTAATAGCCGAGTGTCACGGCCTCGCTGCGGCAGACCTCCCCATCACCGTCCCTCGCCTGACTGATGCGGATCGCGATTTCACGCACGCCGGTCGCGATCGCGTCGCGGCAGAGGCCGCGCAGATCGCGCGAGGGCGGCGCCAGCAGCTTGTCCGCGATGAGCCAGATCGACGGCGACGAAGGCGCGAGGCATCGCAGCTCGGCCAGCGTCGGCAGATCGAAGGAGGTGAAGGTCGTCCGGTCGAGCAGGCGCCTTTCCTTCAAGCGCGTCACCACCTGTGCCTCCATCCCCGGATAGCGTGCGCCACCCTGGCGCGTCTTGAGCTCGATGCGCAGCCTGATGCCGCTCGGCTCAAGGATGTCGAGGACCTCGTCGAAGCTCGGAATGGTCTCGCCGTCCGCTCCGATCAATTGCACGGTCTGCAACGCGGTCCAGTCCATCTCGCCGACCGCGCCGTCTCCCGAAGCCGTCCGGCCCAGCAAGGGATCGTGATGGACGACCAGCACGCCGTCGCGGCTGCGATGGATGTCGAACTCGATGAAATCCACCGGCAGGGCCGCGGAATTGCGGAAGGCGAGGCGGCTGTTCTCTGGCCAGATTCTGGCGCCGCCGCGATGCGAGGCGATGTCCGTCATATCTCTGTCACCCTACGGAGCGATGCCTGTGTATGCAATATAAGTTGCCGATTGGCTAATCTGCAATTTAACTTGCAGATTACTGCAAGGCTCCGTTAGGCTGCGGGGCATGGACGAGACGATGAACCTGACGGAGATCATCGCGGCGCGACGGGAGGAGCTGACCGAGTCGGATCGCCGGCTGGTCGAGGTTCTGCTGGCCAACCGCACGGCGGGCAGCTTCCTGCCGTCGCACAAGGTCGCCGAGCAGGCCGGCGTGCACGCTTCCACCGCCGGGCGCCTTGCCCGCAAGCTCGGCTTTGCTTCCTACCGCGAGATGCGCGGGGCGCTGCAGGACACGGTCGTCGCCGATCTCGACGCCTCGGTCAGGGTGCGGCGCCGGCTCGACCGGGTGCGCGGCGATTCCCTGCTCGGCTCGGTCGTCGAGGGCGAGATCCGTGCGCTCGGCGCGCTGGTGAGCCAGATCTCCGATGCCGAGATCGTCGCGGCAGCCGGGATGCTGCGGCAGGCCGGGCGCATCCTCGTCGCCGGCGAGGGCCATGCCAGCAGCCTCGCCGACCTGTTCGTGCGGCGCCTCGTCCGGTCCGGCTATCGCGCGGCGGTCGTCGCCCATGCCGACTGGCAGGCGGCCGACCAGTTGCTCGGCCTGGCCGCCGGCGACGTCGTCGTCGCGCTGATCTTCCGCCACGAAAGCCCGGCGATGACGCGCGTCATCGCCTGCGCCCGCGAGATTGGAGCGAAGACGCTCCTGGTCACCGACCGGCGCACCGGCGTGCCGGCCTGCGACCTCCAGCTCGTCGCTGCGCGCGGCGAGCTGGGCGAATTCCATTCGCTGACGGTGCCGATGGCGATCTGCAACACGCTGATCCTGGAACTGTCGCGCACCGATGACGGCCGCTCGCTGGAAACACTGGCGAAGGTCGAGACCCTGCAACGCCTGTTTCGCGGCAAGCCCGGATAGGGCTGCCGCAGCGACGATGACGGAACACCAAACGATTCCGATGGGAGGATGACATGACGAACCCGATGACACGCAAAGCGCCGCTCGGAATCATGCTTGGCGCAGGCCTCGCCATCGCGGCCGGGTTAAGCGCCACCGCACAGGAACGGCCCGCCCTCACGGTCGCTGTCAACGAGCTTGCGCGCTCGCTCGATCCCGGCGAGCACACCGGCAATGTCGACATCCGCATCTACTATTCGATCTTCGATACGCTGATCCGGCGGGACTTCGCCAAGCCTAAAGCCGACGGCGGCGCCAATCTCGTGCCCGGCCTCGCCGAGAGCTGGTCGTGGTCGACGCCGACCACCTTCGACCTGAAGCTGCGCCGCGGCGTCACCTGCCACGACGGCAGCCCCTTCGACGCGAACGACGTGCTGGCAACCTTCTCGCCGGATCGGCTCTGGGGGCCGAAGGCCTATTATCCCGAAGGCCGCGTCTATTTCGGTCATTTCACCAATGTCGAGAAGCTCGACGACTTCACCGTCCGGATCACCGTGGCGCAGCACGACCCGATCATCGAGCACCGCCTGTCTAGCTACATGTCCTTCGCGATCTGCGACGAACCGTGGAACGCCTTCCGCAAGGAGGGGGTCGATTCCAAGGTCTGGATGGACCAGGCGGCGAAGGCGCTGCGCTGGAAGCCGGTCGGCACCGGCCCCTACAGCTTCGTCGACTACCAGAAGAACGACAGGATCACGCTCGCGGCCTTCGACCGCTATTACGGCGGTGCGCCTGCGGCCAAGTCCATCACCTTCCGCTCGGTCCCCGAGGTCGCGGCCCGCGTCGCCGGCCTCGTCGCCGGCGATTTCGACATCGCCGTCGAATTGCCGCCGGACCAGTGGGACGGCCTGAAGCGCTACAAGGACGTCTCGGTGAAGACCGAGCCGCTGGAGAACAGCCATGTCCTCCAGTTCAACACCAACGACCCCGTGTTGTCAGACAAGAAGCTGCGCCACGCGATGAGCCTGTCGATCGACCGCAAGGCCCTGATCGACGCGCTCTGGAAGGGCCAGACCTTCACGCCCAACGGCCATCAGCTCCCGAGCTTCGGGCCGATGTATGTGAAGGAGAACAAGGGCTACGCCTACGACCCGGCGCTCGCGAAGAAGCTGCTCGCGGAAAGCAGCTACAAGGGGCAGGAAATCTCCTACCGGCTGATCCCGAACTACTACCTCTACAATGTCGAGGCGGCGCAGGTGATCCAGGAGATGTGGCGCGCGGTCGGCATCAATGCCCGCATCGATTTCGTCGACAGCTTCAAGGAGGTGCGCAAGCCGGGCGCCCAGGTCTTCGCCTGGTCGAACACCTACCGCGTTCCCGACCCCTCCGGCGCGATCCTGACGCTCTGGGGTCCCGACAGCGAGAACCAGAAGACCTGGAAGCTCTATGGCGCGAGCCCGGCCTTCAACGACGCCGCCAAGGCGCTGACTGCCGAGACCGACGAGGCCAAGCGCCGGGCGGTCTTCGCCAAGCTGCTGACGGCCTTCGAGGACGATATGCCGATGACGATGCTTTACAACCCCGTCACCGGCTATGGCGTGAAGAAGGGCATCGAGTGGACGCCCTACAGCCAGTACTACATGGACTTCCGCCCCTCGAACTTCTCGCTGGCCGCGAAGTGACGGAAAGGGAACGCAGGATCGGCCCCGACGGGGGCGGCGATGCGCTGCTCTCCGTCGAGGGACTGACCGTCGGCTTCCGCACCGCCAGAGGCTATGCCGACATCCTGCACGCGGTCTCCTTCGCCGTGCGGCCGGGCACGACGACCTGCATCGTCGGCGAAAGCGGCAGCGGCAAGAGCGTCTCCTGCCAGGCGGTGCTCGGTCTGCTGCCTGGGAACGGGCGCCGGACGGCGGGGCGCATCCTGTTCGAAGGGCGCGACCTCGCCGCCGCCAGCGAGGCCGAGCTGGAGACCATCCGCGGCCGCGGCGTCGGCATGGTGTTCCAGGACCCGCTGGGATCGCTCAACCCGCTGCACACGGTCGGGACACAGTTGCGCGAGACCTTGCGCCTGCACACCGCGCTTTCCGAGCCGCAGCGTCAGGCCCGCGCGCTGGAGCTTCTGCGCCTCGTCGGCATCCCCGAGCCGGAGCAGCGCCTCGCATCCTATGTCCACCAGTTCTCCGGCGGCATGGCGCAGCGCGTCATGATCGCGATGGCGCTGGCTTGCGAGCCGCGCCTGCTGATCGCGGACGAGCCGACCACCGCGCTCGACGTCACCATCCAGGCGCAGATCCTCGACCTCCTGAACAGGCTCAAGGCCGAGCTCGGCATGGCGATCCTGTTCGTCACCCATGATCTCGGCGTCGTCGCCGAGATGGCCGACGACGTCGTGGTGATGCGCCATGGCCGCGTCGTCGAAGCCGGCCCGGCGGAGCGCCTGCTCAAGGCCCCTGAAGCGCCCTATACGCGCGAGCTGCTGGCAGCGATGCCGCGCCTCGACGTTGCCGCGCCGGTCTATCGCGAACGGGCAGCGTCATGAGCGCCGCGATCGAGCCCTTGCTGCGCGTCTCAGGTTTGCGCCGGCATTTCGGCGGCGGGCGCACCTTCCTGCGGACGCAGCGGACCATCCGCGCCGTCGAGGACGTCTCGCTGACCCTGCGGATCGGCGAGACGCTCGGGCTCGTCGGCGAATCCGGCTGCGGGAAATCGACGACAGGTCGAATGATCGTCGGGCTCGAGCGGCCGAGCGGCGGCGAAATCCTGTTCAAGGGCCGCGACCTCACAAGCCTGACGCCGAAGGATTGGCAGCGGCAGCGCCGCGACATCCAGATGATCTTCCAGAACCCGCAATCGGCGCTCGATCCGCGGCTCAGCATCGGCCGGCAGATCCGCGAGCCGCTCGACCTGCACGAGATCGGCGAACGCAGCGGGCGCGACGCGGAAGTCCTAAGCCTGATGCAGGCCGTGGCGCTGGCGCCGGAGATGGCGGACCGCTTCCCGCATCAGATCAGCGGCGGGCAGGCACAGCGGGTGGTGATCGCGCGGGCGCTGGCGATGAAGCCGAGCCTGATCGTCTGCGACGAGCCGGTCTCGGCGCTCGACGTCTCCGTGCAGGCGACGGTGACGGAGCTTTTGCAGGAGCTGCAGGAGCGCTTCGACATCGCCTATCTCTTCATCTCGCACGACCTGCGCGTGGTGAAGAAGCTCTCGCACCGCATCGCCGTGATGTATCTCGGCCAGATCGTCGAGGAAGGCCCGACGGACCCGGTCTACCAACAGCCGATGCACCCCTATACGATGGCCCTGCTCGCCGCGATTCCGGACCTTTCGGCCGCGCGCGAGGCCCGGTCCGTGCGCCTCGCAGGCGATCCGCCCTCGCCGGCCAACCCGCCGGCCGGCTGCCATTTCCACACGCGCTGTCCCTATGCCCGTCCGCGCTGCTCGGCCGAGATGCCGAAGCTGCGTCCAATGGGCGAAGGCCGCAGCGTCCGCTGCCATTTTGCTGGTGAACTGGGAGTTGCGTCATGACCCCGCCACTCGTCATCGCACATCGCGGCCATT includes:
- a CDS encoding helix-turn-helix transcriptional regulator, giving the protein MRTEAETINRHIGDRLRVIRKKRGLSQADLGAVLDVSFQQMGNYEKGKDRLSAGALFLLARFLGISPAAFFEGLSSPEAGFAEDGAAYAQAIERLPQSDKLDAAFGRIRSQRDRALAVAIVETIARRDDGAA
- a CDS encoding glycerophosphodiester phosphodiesterase family protein, with protein sequence MTDIASHRGGARIWPENSRLAFRNSAALPVDFIEFDIHRSRDGVLVVHHDPLLGRTASGDGAVGEMDWTALQTVQLIGADGETIPSFDEVLDILEPSGIRLRIELKTRQGGARYPGMEAQVVTRLKERRLLDRTTFTSFDLPTLAELRCLAPSSPSIWLIADKLLAPPSRDLRGLCRDAIATGVREIAIRISQARDGDGEVCRSEAVTLGYYGAHDEPAIRKAFADGVSAFTTDRPDIAIAVQRELNEGRG
- a CDS encoding MurR/RpiR family transcriptional regulator encodes the protein MDETMNLTEIIAARREELTESDRRLVEVLLANRTAGSFLPSHKVAEQAGVHASTAGRLARKLGFASYREMRGALQDTVVADLDASVRVRRRLDRVRGDSLLGSVVEGEIRALGALVSQISDAEIVAAAGMLRQAGRILVAGEGHASSLADLFVRRLVRSGYRAAVVAHADWQAADQLLGLAAGDVVVALIFRHESPAMTRVIACAREIGAKTLLVTDRRTGVPACDLQLVAARGELGEFHSLTVPMAICNTLILELSRTDDGRSLETLAKVETLQRLFRGKPG
- a CDS encoding ABC transporter substrate-binding protein, producing MTNPMTRKAPLGIMLGAGLAIAAGLSATAQERPALTVAVNELARSLDPGEHTGNVDIRIYYSIFDTLIRRDFAKPKADGGANLVPGLAESWSWSTPTTFDLKLRRGVTCHDGSPFDANDVLATFSPDRLWGPKAYYPEGRVYFGHFTNVEKLDDFTVRITVAQHDPIIEHRLSSYMSFAICDEPWNAFRKEGVDSKVWMDQAAKALRWKPVGTGPYSFVDYQKNDRITLAAFDRYYGGAPAAKSITFRSVPEVAARVAGLVAGDFDIAVELPPDQWDGLKRYKDVSVKTEPLENSHVLQFNTNDPVLSDKKLRHAMSLSIDRKALIDALWKGQTFTPNGHQLPSFGPMYVKENKGYAYDPALAKKLLAESSYKGQEISYRLIPNYYLYNVEAAQVIQEMWRAVGINARIDFVDSFKEVRKPGAQVFAWSNTYRVPDPSGAILTLWGPDSENQKTWKLYGASPAFNDAAKALTAETDEAKRRAVFAKLLTAFEDDMPMTMLYNPVTGYGVKKGIEWTPYSQYYMDFRPSNFSLAAK
- a CDS encoding ABC transporter ATP-binding protein; the encoded protein is MTERERRIGPDGGGDALLSVEGLTVGFRTARGYADILHAVSFAVRPGTTTCIVGESGSGKSVSCQAVLGLLPGNGRRTAGRILFEGRDLAAASEAELETIRGRGVGMVFQDPLGSLNPLHTVGTQLRETLRLHTALSEPQRQARALELLRLVGIPEPEQRLASYVHQFSGGMAQRVMIAMALACEPRLLIADEPTTALDVTIQAQILDLLNRLKAELGMAILFVTHDLGVVAEMADDVVVMRHGRVVEAGPAERLLKAPEAPYTRELLAAMPRLDVAAPVYRERAAS
- a CDS encoding ABC transporter ATP-binding protein, translating into MSAAIEPLLRVSGLRRHFGGGRTFLRTQRTIRAVEDVSLTLRIGETLGLVGESGCGKSTTGRMIVGLERPSGGEILFKGRDLTSLTPKDWQRQRRDIQMIFQNPQSALDPRLSIGRQIREPLDLHEIGERSGRDAEVLSLMQAVALAPEMADRFPHQISGGQAQRVVIARALAMKPSLIVCDEPVSALDVSVQATVTELLQELQERFDIAYLFISHDLRVVKKLSHRIAVMYLGQIVEEGPTDPVYQQPMHPYTMALLAAIPDLSAAREARSVRLAGDPPSPANPPAGCHFHTRCPYARPRCSAEMPKLRPMGEGRSVRCHFAGELGVAS